Proteins encoded within one genomic window of Streptomyces kaniharaensis:
- the cobO gene encoding cob(I)yrinic acid a,c-diamide adenosyltransferase — translation MPKGVPENVPDDGMTTRQRRTLPITAVHTGPGKGKSTAAFGMALRAWNQGWPVGVFQFVKSAKWKVGEENALRVLGASGEGGTVDWHKMGSGWSWIQRSSEMEMDSEAAAKEGWEQVKRDLAAETYRFYVLDEFTYPMHWGWVDPEEVVSVLRERPGSQHVVITGRYAPEPLTEFADLVTEMTKVKHPMDAGRKGQRGIEW, via the coding sequence ATGCCCAAGGGAGTGCCCGAGAACGTCCCCGACGACGGCATGACGACCCGTCAGCGCCGTACGCTGCCGATCACCGCCGTGCACACCGGCCCCGGCAAGGGCAAGTCCACGGCCGCGTTCGGCATGGCGCTGCGGGCCTGGAACCAGGGCTGGCCGGTCGGGGTGTTCCAGTTCGTGAAGTCCGCCAAGTGGAAGGTCGGCGAGGAGAACGCGCTGCGCGTGCTCGGCGCCTCCGGCGAGGGCGGCACCGTCGACTGGCACAAGATGGGCTCCGGCTGGTCGTGGATCCAGCGCTCCAGCGAGATGGAGATGGACAGCGAGGCCGCCGCCAAGGAGGGCTGGGAGCAGGTCAAGCGCGACCTCGCGGCCGAGACCTACCGCTTCTACGTGCTCGACGAGTTCACCTACCCGATGCACTGGGGCTGGGTCGACCCGGAGGAGGTCGTGTCGGTGCTCAGGGAGCGTCCGGGCAGCCAGCACGTCGTCATCACCGGCCGGTACGCGCCCGAGCCGCTGACCGAGTTCGCCGACCTGGTCACCGAGATGACCAAGGTCAAGCACCCCATGGACGCCGGCCGCAAGGGCCAGCGCGGTATCGAGTGGTAG
- a CDS encoding putative cobaltochelatase, which produces MSDVRYPFTAVVGMADLRLGLLLNAVSPAVGGVLVRGEKGTAKSTMVRALAGLLPSIATVDGCRFACDPAAPDPQCPDGPHSGSSASERPSQLVELPVGVAEDRIVGSLDLERALAEGVKAYEPGLLAKAHRGVLYIDEVNLLQDHVVDLLLDAAAMGRSYVEREGVSVRHAARFLLVGTMNPEEGELRPQLLDRFGLTVEIAATRDPVERAEVVRRRLAYDADPAGFAARFADEERALAERITAARELLPKVELTDVALRQITAVCAAFEVDGLRADIVMARTAVALAAWDGRTEVEEEDVRKAAQLALPHRRRRNPFDAPGLDEEQLDRTLEEHAQSEPEGDGDGDGPEDDGPGPDGGPGGGPDGGGAPEPADGPAEAASETGTPEQPVPAQHPSPARESAPVSAGDPYRTRLFTVHGTGRGAQGRRSPAETDGGHTVRSRRPRGTLSRLHLTATLQAAAPHQVARGRAGRALVLQKDDFREQVRQGRESNLVLFVVDASGSMAARQRMTAVKGAVLSLLMDAYQRRDKIGMITFRGAGAELALPPTSSVEVGAARLESLPTGGRTPVAAGLLRAHEVLRVERLRDPNRRPLVVVVTDGRATGGRDALARSHRAAELFAAQGVACVVLDCESGPVRLGLARTLAGRLGGTAVTLDELRAEGVASLVRENRATTMRKAA; this is translated from the coding sequence ATGAGTGACGTCCGGTACCCGTTCACCGCGGTCGTCGGGATGGCGGACCTGCGGCTCGGGCTGCTGCTCAACGCGGTCTCCCCGGCCGTCGGGGGCGTGCTGGTGCGCGGCGAGAAGGGCACCGCCAAGTCGACGATGGTGCGCGCGCTGGCCGGCCTGCTGCCGTCCATCGCCACCGTCGACGGCTGCCGCTTCGCCTGCGACCCGGCCGCACCCGACCCGCAGTGCCCGGACGGTCCGCACTCCGGCTCGTCCGCCTCCGAACGGCCTTCGCAGCTGGTCGAGTTGCCGGTCGGCGTGGCCGAGGACCGGATCGTCGGCTCGCTCGACCTGGAGCGGGCGCTCGCCGAGGGCGTCAAGGCCTACGAGCCCGGGCTGCTCGCCAAGGCGCACCGCGGGGTGCTCTACATCGACGAGGTGAACCTGCTCCAGGACCACGTGGTGGACCTGCTGCTGGACGCGGCCGCGATGGGCCGCTCGTACGTCGAGCGCGAGGGCGTGTCGGTGCGGCACGCGGCCCGGTTCCTGCTGGTCGGCACGATGAACCCGGAGGAGGGCGAGCTGCGTCCGCAGCTGCTCGACCGGTTCGGCCTGACGGTGGAGATCGCCGCCACCCGGGATCCGGTGGAGCGCGCCGAGGTGGTGCGGCGGCGCCTCGCGTACGACGCGGATCCGGCGGGCTTCGCGGCCCGGTTCGCCGACGAGGAGCGCGCGCTCGCCGAACGGATCACCGCCGCACGGGAGTTGCTGCCGAAGGTGGAGCTCACGGATGTGGCGCTCCGTCAGATCACCGCCGTGTGCGCAGCGTTCGAGGTGGACGGGCTGCGCGCGGACATCGTGATGGCGCGCACCGCCGTCGCGCTGGCCGCGTGGGACGGCCGGACGGAGGTGGAGGAGGAGGACGTCCGCAAGGCCGCCCAGCTGGCGCTGCCGCACCGGCGCCGCCGCAACCCGTTCGACGCGCCCGGCCTGGACGAGGAGCAGCTGGACCGGACGCTGGAGGAGCACGCGCAGTCGGAGCCCGAGGGCGACGGCGACGGCGACGGGCCCGAGGACGACGGCCCGGGCCCGGACGGCGGCCCCGGGGGCGGTCCGGACGGCGGCGGGGCTCCCGAGCCCGCCGACGGTCCGGCGGAGGCCGCCTCGGAGACGGGAACCCCCGAGCAGCCCGTCCCCGCCCAACACCCCTCCCCCGCCCGGGAGTCGGCGCCGGTCTCGGCCGGCGATCCGTACCGCACCCGACTGTTCACCGTGCACGGCACCGGCCGCGGCGCCCAGGGCCGCCGCTCCCCCGCCGAGACCGACGGCGGGCACACCGTCCGCTCCCGGCGCCCGCGGGGCACGCTCAGCCGGCTGCACCTGACCGCCACCCTGCAGGCCGCCGCGCCGCACCAGGTGGCGCGCGGGCGCGCCGGCCGCGCGCTGGTGCTGCAGAAGGACGACTTCCGCGAACAGGTGCGCCAGGGCCGGGAGTCCAACCTGGTGCTGTTCGTCGTCGACGCCTCCGGCTCGATGGCGGCCCGGCAGCGGATGACCGCCGTCAAGGGCGCCGTGCTGTCGCTGCTGATGGACGCCTACCAGCGGCGCGACAAGATCGGCATGATCACCTTCCGCGGCGCGGGCGCCGAGCTGGCGCTCCCGCCGACGTCGTCCGTCGAGGTCGGCGCGGCCCGGCTGGAGTCGCTGCCCACCGGCGGGCGCACCCCGGTGGCCGCCGGGCTGCTGCGCGCGCACGAGGTGCTGCGGGTCGAGCGGCTGCGCGACCCGAACCGCCGCCCGCTCGTCGTCGTCGTGACCGACGGCCGGGCCACCGGCGGCCGCGACGCGCTCGCCCGGTCGCACCGCGCGGCCGAGCTGTTCGCCGCCCAGGGCGTCGCGTGCGTGGTGCTGGACTGCGAGTCCGGGCCCGTCCGGCTCGGCCTCGCCCGTACCCTGGCCGGGCGCCTCGGCGGCACCGCCGTCACCCTGGACGAGCTGCGCGCCGAGGGCGTGGCCTCGCTCGTCCGCGAGAACCGTGCAACCACGATGCGAAAGGCGGCCTGA
- a CDS encoding cobyric acid synthase produces the protein MSNALLVAGTTSDAGKSVVTAGICRWLARQGVRVAPFKAQNMSLNSFVTADGAEIGRAQAMQAQAARVAPEAAMNPVLLKPGADGRSQVVLLGRPVAEVGALDYRERKPVLLERALECLADLRRRYDVVVCEGAGSPAEINLRDRDIANMGLATAAGLPVVVVGDIDRGGVFAAMYGTLALLSAEDQRHVAGWFVNKFRGDARLLAPGLEMLHDLTGRPVLGTLPMLPGLWLDAEDSLDLSTVVDRVDGRGPLGADVLRVAVVRFPRLSNFTDVDALAQEPGVLVRWATRPEELADADLVVLPGTRATVADLAWLRERGLEPALKARAAAGLPILGVCGGYQMLTRSIVDEVESKAGSVDGLGLLPAHVRFGAEKVLARPVGEAYGQRVEGYEIHHGVVTVEGGETFLDGCRVGAVWGTTWHGALENDGFRRELLCEVAQLAGRAFVPAPDTSFAAAREARLDRLGDLIEEHADTDALWKLIEGGVPAAGSLPFLPPGAPEEAGKA, from the coding sequence ATGAGCAACGCGCTGCTGGTCGCCGGGACGACCTCGGACGCGGGCAAGAGCGTGGTCACGGCGGGCATCTGCCGCTGGCTGGCCCGGCAGGGCGTCCGGGTGGCGCCGTTCAAGGCGCAGAACATGTCGCTGAACTCCTTCGTCACCGCGGACGGCGCCGAGATCGGCCGCGCCCAGGCGATGCAGGCGCAGGCGGCCCGGGTGGCGCCGGAGGCGGCGATGAACCCGGTGCTGCTGAAGCCGGGCGCGGACGGCCGCAGCCAGGTGGTGCTACTGGGCAGGCCGGTCGCCGAGGTGGGCGCGCTGGACTACCGCGAGCGCAAGCCCGTCCTGCTGGAGCGGGCGCTGGAGTGCCTGGCGGACCTGCGCCGCCGCTACGACGTGGTGGTGTGCGAGGGCGCCGGCTCGCCCGCCGAGATCAACCTGCGGGACCGCGACATCGCCAACATGGGCCTGGCGACGGCCGCCGGACTGCCGGTGGTGGTGGTCGGGGACATCGACCGCGGGGGCGTCTTCGCGGCGATGTACGGGACGCTGGCGCTGCTGTCGGCCGAGGACCAGCGGCACGTGGCGGGCTGGTTCGTCAACAAGTTCCGCGGCGACGCGCGGCTGCTGGCGCCCGGGCTGGAGATGCTGCACGACCTGACCGGCCGTCCGGTGCTCGGCACGCTGCCGATGCTGCCGGGGCTGTGGCTGGACGCCGAGGACTCCTTGGACCTGTCGACGGTGGTGGACCGGGTGGACGGCCGCGGGCCGCTCGGCGCGGACGTGCTGCGGGTGGCCGTGGTGCGCTTCCCCCGGCTGTCGAACTTCACCGACGTGGACGCGCTGGCGCAGGAACCGGGCGTGCTGGTGCGCTGGGCGACCCGGCCGGAGGAGCTGGCCGACGCCGACCTGGTGGTACTGCCCGGCACCCGGGCCACCGTCGCCGATCTGGCCTGGCTGCGCGAGCGCGGGCTGGAGCCGGCGCTGAAGGCGCGGGCGGCGGCCGGGCTGCCGATCCTCGGGGTGTGCGGCGGCTACCAGATGCTGACGCGCTCGATCGTCGACGAGGTGGAGTCGAAGGCCGGGTCCGTCGACGGTCTGGGCCTGCTGCCGGCGCACGTGCGGTTCGGCGCCGAGAAGGTGCTGGCGCGGCCGGTCGGCGAGGCGTACGGGCAGCGGGTCGAGGGCTACGAGATCCACCACGGGGTCGTGACCGTCGAGGGCGGGGAAACCTTCCTGGACGGCTGCCGGGTGGGCGCGGTGTGGGGCACGACCTGGCACGGCGCGCTGGAGAACGACGGGTTCCGCCGTGAACTGCTGTGTGAGGTAGCTCAGTTGGCCGGGCGGGCGTTCGTCCCGGCGCCGGACACCTCGTTCGCCGCGGCGCGCGAGGCCCGGCTGGACCGGCTGGGGGACCTCATCGAGGAGCACGCGGACACCGACGCGCTGTGGAAGCTGATCGAGGGCGGGGTGCCGGCGGCCGGATCGCTGCCGTTCCTGCCGCCCGGGGCGCCTGAGGAGGCTGGCAAGGCATGA
- a CDS encoding cobalamin biosynthesis protein encodes MTTRPLTRAAAFALGAVAGYLADARFADPRRGHPVAVFGDAAARLERRMWRDDRAAGAAYTALCVGTVAAGAVALDRTVGRRPLGRAALAAAATWTVLGGTSLTREARTIGRSLAAGDLTAARERLPHLCGRDPSALDGQQIARAVVESVAENTADAVVNALTWGALAGTPGLLAFRAVNTLDAMVGHRSPRHARFGWASARLDDVAGWPGARLTALLTVAASPEPRTAWRVWRRDGTAHPSPNAGQAESAFAGAVGVRLGGTLQYGERVEHRPVLGAELRPVTVDDIERACTLSRRVGALAVGTTVAGHLLLRAALSRRGRA; translated from the coding sequence ATGACCACGAGACCGCTGACCCGCGCCGCCGCGTTCGCGCTGGGCGCCGTCGCGGGCTACCTGGCGGACGCCCGCTTCGCCGATCCGCGCCGCGGCCACCCGGTGGCCGTCTTCGGCGACGCGGCGGCGCGCCTGGAGCGGCGGATGTGGCGGGACGACCGGGCCGCCGGGGCCGCCTACACGGCGCTGTGCGTGGGCACGGTCGCCGCGGGCGCGGTGGCGCTGGACCGGACGGTCGGCCGCCGCCCGCTGGGCCGGGCCGCGCTGGCCGCCGCCGCGACGTGGACGGTGCTCGGCGGCACCTCGCTGACCCGGGAGGCGCGCACGATCGGCCGCTCGCTGGCGGCCGGGGACCTGACGGCGGCCCGGGAACGGCTGCCGCACCTGTGCGGCCGGGATCCGAGCGCGCTGGACGGGCAGCAGATCGCCCGGGCGGTGGTCGAGTCGGTGGCGGAGAACACCGCCGACGCCGTGGTGAACGCGCTGACGTGGGGCGCGCTGGCGGGGACGCCGGGCCTGCTGGCGTTCCGGGCCGTGAACACCTTGGACGCGATGGTGGGCCACCGCTCGCCGCGCCACGCCCGGTTCGGCTGGGCGTCGGCCCGGCTGGACGACGTGGCGGGCTGGCCCGGCGCCCGGCTGACGGCGCTGCTGACGGTGGCCGCCTCGCCGGAGCCGCGAACGGCCTGGCGGGTGTGGCGGCGCGACGGTACGGCGCATCCGAGCCCGAACGCGGGCCAGGCGGAGTCGGCGTTCGCGGGCGCGGTCGGCGTCCGGCTGGGCGGCACGCTGCAGTACGGGGAGCGCGTGGAACACCGGCCGGTACTGGGCGCGGAGCTGCGGCCGGTGACGGTGGACGACATCGAACGGGCGTGCACGCTGTCGAGGCGGGTGGGCGCGCTGGCCGTGGGTACGACCGTCGCGGGGCACCTCCTGCTGCGGGCGGCCCTGAGCAGGAGGGGAAGGGCATGA
- a CDS encoding alpha/beta hydrolase family protein produces the protein MRWGTAAVVAAAAVGAGVAVVVIGRRASDRIVHPETAVVPQSRPVRVRSVAAGRITFTRSAESLRPGRWAVEWDDNGHAVVDDILGSDEQGVTRRLVRADRGTLVPGTEVRFTPRVHLGDPTSALGLHYAETTVDGELGALPAWRLDGKRGTWVILVHGPGADRQQALAVLPVLDRLALPALAVTYRGDQGAPASPGGLGHFGETEWRDVESAVRLALDSGAGRVVLYGWSLGATMCLQTAARSAWAYAVRGLVLDSPVLDLPATARRGAARAGYTGAAAELGALAAEGRTGVDLADFTRIAEGADLRAPTLVLHSPDDPVAPFRAAEHLAASRPDVVSLHSFAGADHTALWNSAPAHYTELLRRWLTPLL, from the coding sequence ATGCGTTGGGGAACCGCAGCCGTCGTGGCGGCAGCCGCCGTCGGCGCCGGGGTCGCCGTCGTCGTGATCGGCCGCCGGGCGTCCGACCGGATCGTCCACCCGGAGACCGCCGTCGTGCCGCAGTCCCGCCCCGTCCGGGTACGGAGCGTCGCCGCCGGCCGGATCACCTTCACCCGCAGCGCCGAGAGCCTGCGCCCCGGCCGCTGGGCCGTCGAGTGGGACGACAACGGCCACGCCGTCGTCGACGACATCCTGGGCAGCGACGAACAGGGCGTCACCCGCCGCCTCGTCCGCGCCGACCGGGGCACGCTCGTCCCCGGCACCGAGGTCCGCTTCACCCCGCGCGTCCACCTCGGCGACCCGACCTCCGCACTCGGCCTCCACTACGCCGAGACCACCGTCGACGGCGAACTCGGCGCCCTGCCCGCCTGGCGGCTCGACGGCAAACGCGGCACCTGGGTGATCCTCGTGCACGGCCCCGGCGCCGACCGCCAGCAGGCCCTCGCCGTCCTGCCCGTCCTCGACCGCCTCGCCCTGCCCGCCCTCGCCGTCACCTACCGCGGCGACCAGGGCGCCCCCGCCTCCCCGGGCGGGCTCGGCCACTTCGGCGAGACCGAATGGCGGGACGTCGAGTCGGCGGTGCGGCTCGCCCTCGACAGCGGCGCCGGCCGGGTCGTCCTGTACGGCTGGTCGCTCGGCGCCACGATGTGCCTGCAGACCGCCGCCCGCTCCGCCTGGGCGTACGCCGTCCGCGGCCTCGTCCTGGACTCGCCCGTCCTCGACCTCCCGGCCACCGCCCGCCGCGGCGCGGCCCGGGCCGGCTACACCGGCGCCGCCGCCGAACTCGGCGCCCTCGCCGCCGAGGGCCGCACCGGCGTCGACCTGGCCGACTTCACCCGCATCGCCGAGGGCGCCGACCTGCGCGCGCCCACCCTGGTCCTGCACAGCCCCGACGACCCGGTCGCCCCGTTCCGCGCCGCCGAACACCTCGCCGCCAGCCGCCCCGACGTGGTCAGCCTCCACTCCTTCGCGGGCGCCGACCACACCGCCCTCTGGAACTCCGCCCCGGCCCACTACACCGAACTCCTCCGCCGCTGGCTCACCCCTCTCCTGTGA
- a CDS encoding IS30 family transposase, which produces MDFEIRKDRTAQGPVKLRREREAYSRLMQQGYTNTEACRIVGIARRTGQKWRHGRGAEQRQKAAPPIRMVVPPSGVSRYLSEDERIHIADRLREKATVRAIAAELGRSPSTISREIRRNRTEGTRGQWHYRPHAAQARADARRPRPKARKITENPELHAAVQAMLDEQWSPEQICHALRRQFPDRPEMHVVHETVYQALYVQGRGELRRELAGALRSGRARRRPQRQANCRRSRFTDPMVMISERPAEAEDRAVPGHWEGDLILGKEHKSAIGTLVERSTRYVMLLHLPGDHTAETVRDALVATARTLPVQLKRSLTWDQGSEMARHAEFSLATDIPVYFCDPASPWQRGSNENTNGLLRQYFPKGTDLSVHTPEHLAAVADQLNRRPRKTLGWETPAERLAKLLAA; this is translated from the coding sequence TTGGACTTCGAGATCCGCAAGGACCGGACGGCCCAGGGGCCTGTGAAGCTGCGCCGGGAACGGGAGGCATACTCCCGGCTCATGCAGCAGGGCTACACGAACACCGAGGCGTGCCGGATCGTCGGCATCGCCCGCCGGACCGGCCAGAAGTGGCGTCACGGCCGCGGAGCCGAGCAGCGGCAGAAGGCGGCACCACCGATTCGCATGGTGGTGCCGCCTTCCGGTGTCTCCCGGTATCTGAGCGAGGACGAGCGGATCCACATCGCCGACCGGCTGCGGGAGAAGGCCACCGTGCGGGCCATCGCCGCGGAGCTGGGCCGCAGTCCGTCCACCATCAGCCGGGAGATCCGCCGCAACCGCACCGAGGGCACTCGCGGGCAGTGGCACTACCGTCCGCACGCCGCCCAGGCCAGGGCGGACGCTCGCCGGCCCCGCCCCAAGGCCCGCAAGATCACCGAGAACCCCGAGCTGCACGCCGCCGTCCAGGCGATGCTGGACGAGCAGTGGAGCCCGGAGCAGATCTGCCACGCTCTACGTCGACAGTTCCCCGACCGGCCGGAGATGCACGTGGTCCACGAGACCGTCTACCAGGCGCTCTACGTCCAGGGCCGCGGCGAGCTGCGGCGCGAGCTCGCCGGTGCCCTGCGCTCAGGCCGGGCCCGCCGCAGGCCCCAGCGGCAGGCCAACTGCCGGCGTTCCCGCTTCACCGACCCGATGGTCATGATCAGCGAGCGCCCCGCCGAGGCCGAGGACCGGGCCGTCCCCGGCCACTGGGAGGGCGATCTGATCCTCGGCAAGGAGCACAAGTCCGCGATCGGCACCCTGGTCGAGCGTTCGACCCGCTACGTGATGCTGCTGCACCTGCCCGGCGACCACACCGCCGAGACCGTCCGCGACGCCCTAGTGGCCACCGCCCGGACACTCCCGGTCCAGCTGAAGCGGTCCCTGACCTGGGACCAGGGCAGCGAGATGGCCAGGCACGCGGAGTTCAGCCTGGCCACCGACATCCCGGTCTACTTCTGCGACCCGGCCAGTCCCTGGCAGCGCGGCTCCAACGAGAACACGAACGGCCTGCTGCGGCAGTACTTCCCCAAGGGCACCGACCTGTCGGTCCACACGCCCGAGCACCTGGCCGCCGTCGCCGACCAGCTCAACCGCCGCCCACGCAAAACGCTCGGCTGGGAAACCCCAGCCGAGCGTCTGGCTAAACTCCTCGCGGCCTAG
- a CDS encoding CDP-alcohol phosphatidyltransferase family protein, with protein MTVTDPETIVGLDDEETALRRRRWARDRELRAPRSPQHLSTADLLTLGNAVCGFLAIYSITTGVLVPHITNPDAAPDRHSAATAVTLLLIGSMCDLFDGLVARKLRSSALGAELDNLADLISFGIAPAYFVAVWGMVSQGSNRTLSALIALTVLLSVVLRLARFSAVKMRPGVFQGMPCPMGAMTVIAIVLLDPPFLPGLLAIFGAAYLMVSRIEYPKPQGLLATATLCWIVVSIGCLAAWATGLPGGDSLLHVGAFAQITLAAMAPLLVIRRKVGQKVGDVRARRAESRIG; from the coding sequence TTGACCGTGACTGATCCTGAGACGATCGTCGGCCTGGACGACGAGGAGACGGCCCTGCGCCGCCGCCGCTGGGCACGCGACCGCGAACTCCGCGCGCCGCGCTCGCCGCAGCACCTGTCCACCGCCGACCTGCTGACCCTGGGGAACGCCGTCTGCGGCTTCCTGGCGATCTACTCGATCACCACCGGGGTCCTGGTCCCGCACATCACCAATCCGGACGCCGCTCCGGACCGGCACAGCGCCGCCACCGCGGTCACGCTGCTGCTGATCGGCTCGATGTGCGACCTCTTCGACGGGCTGGTGGCGCGCAAGCTGCGCTCCTCCGCCCTCGGGGCCGAACTCGACAACCTGGCCGACCTGATCAGCTTCGGCATCGCGCCGGCCTACTTCGTCGCGGTCTGGGGCATGGTCTCCCAGGGGTCCAACCGGACCCTCTCGGCCCTCATCGCGCTCACCGTGCTGCTGTCGGTCGTCCTACGGCTGGCCCGCTTCTCCGCCGTGAAGATGCGGCCCGGGGTCTTCCAGGGCATGCCCTGCCCGATGGGCGCCATGACGGTCATCGCGATCGTGCTCCTCGACCCGCCGTTCCTGCCCGGTCTGCTCGCCATCTTCGGCGCCGCGTACCTCATGGTCAGCCGGATCGAGTACCCCAAGCCGCAGGGCCTGCTGGCCACCGCCACGCTCTGCTGGATCGTGGTCTCCATCGGCTGCCTGGCCGCGTGGGCGACCGGCCTGCCCGGCGGCGACTCGCTCCTGCACGTCGGCGCCTTCGCGCAGATCACGCTCGCCGCGATGGCCCCCCTGCTGGTCATCCGGCGCAAGGTCGGCCAGAAGGTCGGCGACGTCCGCGCCCGGCGCGCGGAGTCGCGGATCGGCTGA
- a CDS encoding phosphatidylserine decarboxylase yields MPISPSPHTSVTDRDALAGPTAGRRPRVTIARGATPWFVPTLATAAVTTALTRRSGKWALAAVPACALGAGMLWFFRDPEREIGTGRVISPADGVVQSIDAWPDGRTRVAIFMSPLNVHVNRAPLPGTVTSVEHVAGGFVPAFNKDSDQNERVVWHFDTELGDIEMVQIAGAVARRIVPYVDAGTKVEQGDRIGLIRFGSRVDTYLPAGVEVGVEVGQKTTAGVTRLDRD; encoded by the coding sequence ATGCCCATCAGCCCGTCCCCTCACACCTCCGTCACGGACCGCGATGCCCTCGCAGGCCCGACGGCCGGTCGGCGACCCCGCGTGACCATCGCGCGCGGAGCCACCCCCTGGTTCGTCCCCACCCTCGCCACGGCCGCCGTGACCACCGCCCTCACCCGGCGCAGCGGCAAGTGGGCCCTGGCGGCGGTACCCGCCTGCGCGCTCGGCGCCGGCATGCTGTGGTTCTTCCGCGACCCCGAGCGTGAGATCGGCACGGGCAGAGTGATCTCCCCCGCCGACGGCGTGGTGCAGAGCATCGACGCCTGGCCGGACGGCCGCACCCGGGTCGCGATCTTCATGAGCCCGCTCAACGTCCACGTCAACCGCGCGCCGCTGCCCGGCACGGTGACGTCGGTCGAGCACGTCGCGGGCGGCTTCGTGCCCGCGTTCAACAAGGACAGCGACCAGAACGAGCGGGTCGTCTGGCACTTCGACACCGAGCTCGGCGACATCGAGATGGTGCAGATCGCGGGGGCCGTGGCCCGCCGCATCGTGCCCTACGTGGACGCCGGAACCAAGGTCGAGCAGGGCGACCGGATCGGCCTGATCCGGTTCGGCTCCCGGGTCGACACCTACCTGCCGGCCGGCGTCGAGGTCGGCGTCGAGGTCGGCCAGAAGACCACAGCCGGGGTGACACGCCTTGACCGTGACTGA
- a CDS encoding acyl-CoA dehydrogenase family protein — translation MGRLAQTDGLTEIQRDILATVRDFVDKEIIPVATELEHKDEYPTAIVEGMKQLGLFGLTIPEEYGGLGESLLTYALVVEEIARGWMSVSGIVNTHFIVAHMINAHGTQEQKDYFLPKMAAGEIRGAFSMSEPGLGSDVSAISTKGVKDGDFYVLNGQKMWLTNGGTSTLVAVLCKTDEGGNSPYKNMTTFLIEKEAGFGPNPAVPGLTVPGKIEKMGYKGVDTTELVLQDVRIPANRILGGVPGRGFYQMMDGVEVGRVNVAARGCGVARRAFELGISYAQQRSTFGKKIAEHQAIQFKLAEMATKVEAAHQMMVMAARKKDSGERNDLEAGMAKYLASEYCKEVVEDAFRIHGGYGFSKEYEIERLYREAPMLLIGEGTAEIQKMIVGRRLLEEYRIAE, via the coding sequence ATGGGACGCCTCGCACAGACCGACGGCCTCACCGAGATCCAGCGGGACATCCTCGCCACCGTGCGGGATTTCGTCGACAAGGAGATCATTCCGGTCGCGACCGAGCTGGAGCACAAGGACGAGTACCCGACCGCCATCGTCGAGGGAATGAAGCAGCTCGGCCTCTTCGGGCTCACCATCCCCGAGGAGTACGGCGGCCTCGGCGAGTCGCTGCTCACCTACGCCCTCGTGGTGGAGGAGATCGCCCGCGGCTGGATGTCCGTCTCCGGCATCGTCAACACCCACTTCATCGTGGCGCACATGATCAACGCCCACGGCACGCAGGAGCAGAAGGACTACTTCCTGCCGAAGATGGCGGCCGGCGAGATCCGCGGCGCATTCTCGATGTCCGAGCCGGGCCTCGGCTCCGACGTTTCGGCCATCTCCACCAAGGGTGTCAAGGACGGCGATTTCTACGTCCTCAACGGCCAGAAGATGTGGCTCACCAACGGCGGCACCTCCACCCTCGTCGCGGTCCTCTGCAAGACCGACGAGGGCGGCAACAGCCCGTACAAGAACATGACCACCTTCCTGATCGAGAAGGAGGCCGGCTTCGGCCCGAACCCGGCCGTTCCCGGCCTCACCGTGCCCGGGAAGATCGAGAAGATGGGCTACAAGGGCGTCGACACCACCGAGCTGGTGCTCCAGGACGTCCGGATCCCGGCGAACCGGATCCTCGGCGGCGTCCCCGGCCGCGGCTTCTACCAGATGATGGACGGCGTCGAGGTCGGCCGCGTCAACGTCGCCGCCCGCGGCTGCGGCGTCGCCCGCCGCGCCTTCGAGCTCGGCATCTCCTACGCCCAGCAGCGCTCCACCTTCGGCAAGAAGATCGCCGAGCACCAGGCCATCCAGTTCAAGCTCGCCGAGATGGCCACCAAGGTCGAGGCCGCCCACCAGATGATGGTCATGGCCGCCCGCAAGAAGGACTCGGGCGAACGCAACGACCTCGAGGCCGGCATGGCCAAGTACCTCGCCTCCGAGTACTGCAAGGAGGTCGTCGAGGACGCCTTCCGCATCCACGGCGGCTACGGCTTCTCCAAGGAGTACGAGATCGAGCGCCTCTACCGCGAGGCCCCGATGCTGCTCATCGGTGAAGGAACTGCGGAGATCCAGAAGATGATCGTCGGACGCCGGCTCCTGGAGGAGTACCGGATCGCGGAGTGA
- a CDS encoding MaoC family dehydratase — MQFGRTYEEFEVGAVYKHWPGKTVTEYDDHLFCLLTMNHHPLHMDTNYAEKTTDFGKNVVVGNYIYSLLLGMSVPDVSGKAIANLEIESLRHVAPTFHGDTIYGETTVLDKWPSKSKDDRGIVYVETKGYKQDGTVVCIFRRKVMVPTETYIKERGGEQPGRPTPLS, encoded by the coding sequence ATGCAGTTCGGACGCACCTACGAGGAGTTCGAGGTCGGCGCGGTCTACAAGCACTGGCCCGGCAAGACGGTCACCGAGTACGACGACCACCTCTTCTGCCTGCTGACCATGAACCACCACCCGCTCCACATGGACACCAACTATGCGGAGAAGACGACGGACTTCGGCAAGAACGTCGTCGTGGGCAACTACATCTACTCGCTGCTGCTCGGCATGTCCGTCCCGGACGTCTCCGGCAAGGCGATCGCCAACCTGGAGATCGAGTCGCTGCGGCACGTCGCGCCGACCTTCCACGGCGACACCATCTACGGCGAGACCACCGTGCTCGACAAGTGGCCGTCCAAGTCCAAGGACGACCGCGGCATCGTCTACGTCGAGACCAAGGGGTACAAGCAGGACGGCACGGTCGTCTGCATCTTCCGCCGCAAGGTGATGGTGCCGACCGAGACGTACATCAAGGAGCGCGGCGGCGAGCAGCCCGGCCGTCCCACTCCTCTCTCCTGA